A window of the Desulfovibrio porci genome harbors these coding sequences:
- a CDS encoding integrase core domain-containing protein: KRTANLPVWTHRYNFVRPHTALGRKPPASRLSGG; this comes from the coding sequence GAAAAGAACAGCGAACTTGCCGGTCTGGACGCATCGCTACAACTTTGTGCGTCCGCATACGGCTCTTGGCAGAAAACCTCCAGCCTCAAGGCTGAGCGGAGGGTGA